In Deinococcus maricopensis DSM 21211, the sequence GGGGTGCAGGTGGTACTGCCCGCCCTGGTGAATGATGGGTTCCTCTCCGTCCGGCACGAACGCGCGCAGCGCGGTGCGGAGCGTGCGGACGGCCTGCTTGAAGTACGATTCCACGCCGGGACGGTCACTGCCGTCCCACAGGGCGTCCACGAGCGTTTCGCGGCGGGTGGGACCGTGCAGGGCGAGGTGCACGAGCAGTTCCTGCGCTTTTTGCAGGCCGATGCGGATGGGCGTGCGGTCCACGCGGACGGCGAACGTCCCGAACGTCTGGAGGGTCAGCGTCACGTGGTTCTGCCCGGCGCGCTGCGCGAGCCGCTCGAAGCGCCGCCCGCCCAGGCCGCGCGCGGCGCACGCGGCGTACAGCGGCGCGAGACGGTCGAGGTCGAGGGTCAGGGCCGGTTCGCCGCCGACGGTGTCCAGCAGCGTGCGCAGCGGCGCGACGTGGGTCTCCTCCAGCGGGCCCTGCGCGCGTTGCAGGTCGAGCAGGAACGCGTGCGCGCGCAGCCGGAAGCTGTCCATCAGGGCGAGGCCGTCGGCGGCCTGCTGCAGGGACGCGCGCGCCTCGGGCGCGCCCCGGCGGTACTGGCACAGGCCGCGGTAGAAGTGCAGGACGGTCGCGTCGAAGCTGCTGAGCGGCAGCAGGGACTCGATGGTCTCCTCGAACGTCTCGAACGTCCACTCGCCGGCCCGCCAGTGCGCTTCGGCCTGCAGCGCCTGAATCACGACCGTGAAGCGGTGGCGCGCGGCGCGCTGCTCGAGGGCGCGGACCGCCTGGAGGTCCTGGAGGGCCTGCGTGAACTGCGCCTGCAGCACGCCGAATTCCGCGCGGATCAGGAGCGCTTCGGCCATGCGGGCGTCCTGGTGTTCGGCGGCGAGCGCGATGGTGCGCTGCAGCAGTTCGGTCGCTTCCGGCACGCGGTTCAGGTAGAACGAGCGGTAGCTGAGGTCCAGCATCAGCGCGAGGCGTTCGCGGTGAATGCCGAGCAGTTCGAAGAGGCGCATGGCTTCGCGCGCGGTGGCTTCCTGCTCCGTGAAGCGTTCGGCGGCGGCGTACGCGCCCTGCAGGAAGTACAGGCAGCGGGCGCGGGCGTACAGGTCGTCGGCGGGCACCTGCGCGAGCGCCTGCTCGGCGACGTGCACGCCGTGCGTCACCTCGCCCAGCTCGATGTGCCCGCGCGACTGGCTGCAGCGCAGCCACGCCGCGATGTGCGCCTCGGGCGTGGCCTCCAGGCCGCGCACGGCGTGCTGGATGCGCTGGCGGTGGTTCTGGCGTTCGCCGGCGAGGAGGCTCAGGCCTAACCACACGCGCGCGTCCGCGTTCGGCTGCGCGGACAGGCGCAGCAGCGCGAGTTCCGCTTCGTCCACCTGCCCGAGCTGGTAGTGCGCGAACGCCTGCTGCGCCTGCGCGCGGGGCGTGCTCGGGGCCTTGCGACCCAGCAGGCGCAGCACGTCGGCATACTGACCGCGCCGTTCCGCGTCGTTGAGGGCGTCCGGCGGGGTGGGCGCGGCGTGTTCGCCCGCGGCGACCGGGTCGAGGCGGACGTACCACGCGCCGGCAGCGTCGACGCTGAGCGTCCCGCCCCGCCAGGGGCCGGCGTCGCGCAGGAGGTGCCGCTGGTAGTTGCCGAGTTGCAGGCCGCAGCGCACGCGACCCTGGCGGGTCCAGATGCTCACGGTTTCATCGTCGGGCTGCACGCGCAGCGCCTGGCCGTTCAGGTGCACGCCGGTGCGTTTCAGGCCGCCGCGTCGGGTGTGGCGCGCCTGCTCCACGGGGCCGCTCAGGGTTTTGAGCAGCGCGGGCGGGAGGGTGTCGGCGTCGGGTAGGCCCTGCAGCAGGGCGAGCACAGGCGTGTGCAGGTCAGCGCGGGCGCGGCGCAACGCGAGGTTGCCGAGACGGTGCAGGGTGTCGCGCAGGTCGCCGAGGGCGGCGGCCTGTTCAGCCGTGACGAGCAGGGTGAGGCGGAGCGCCATGCCTCAGCGTAAAGCAAAAGGGGGGTTCAAAAGGTCATGACTTCGTCCTGCGCGGCATTTTTCACATAAATTTAAGACTCATAAATCAGGCTTTAGGTTGCGTTTTCGCTGTGCAGTACGTGGCGCACGCGCCGGACTCAACGAACGCCGCCCACGCCGCCTGCACGGAGGCCAGACGCGCCGCATCCCTCGCTCCCAGACGGGGTGCCGCGCCGCGGTTGCACCAAGGGCGTCCGTGGCACAGCAAAGCCCCACACAAAGGCGAGTGGTGCTCGCTCCCCCTGGGTGCCCTCATCACGCGGGCTTCAGGCCATGCCGGTGCCCGTAAGCTTTTCCGCGACTTCCAGCACGCCCTTGGGGTTCAGGACGCCCTTGAAGAAGATGACGCGTTCGTCGAAGTCGCTGGGGTCCACGCCCGCGCGTTCCAGGTTCAGGCGTTCGCTCACGGCGACGATCACGTCAGTGCGGCCACTCTTGCGCAGCAGGTCGAATTTCTTGCGGAGGTACTCGGGCCGCCAGTACCCGACGATTTCCAGCAGGACGCTGCGTCCGCCCTCGTGAACCAGGCGGAAGTCGGGGATGATGACGCCGCCGGGCACGGGCACGAGGTCCACCTCACGTTCCAGCGTCCACGGGCCACTCAGTTTGGTGAAGCGGTCCGCGAAGCCGCTCTCCAGGGCGCTGTCGTGCTCGTCGGGCACCTTGTAGTGGCTGACGTAGCCGTCGTCACTGGTGAGCTCGAAGCGCCACTCGTCGTCTTCCGGGTCGACCCATGCGAGGTCCCGGCGGGGTTTGAGGGCGGCGGTCAGGTCCCATTTGGTGACGTGCAGCAGCGCCGGGAGGAATTTCGCCATGGCGAGGCCGTAGCGGGTGGTGCCGCCGAACAGGCTGGTGGGGCCGTCCATGGTGAGCGTGAAGCCGTAGTCGGCGTCGCCCTCCACGGTGACCATCAGGCCGAACAGCTTGGTGTACTTCAGGAGCTGTTTGTAGCGGGCGGGTTCGTTGCGGCGGGCGGTGATGATCAGGCTGTACGCGCGGTACAGCACGCCCTGCGCCTGCGCGAGGTTGAAGCGGTCGATGAGCGTGCCGGGTTCGGGCGCGTCGAACTGCACGAGCGTCTGCTGGTCCGGGAGGTCGGCGTACAGGGCTTCGCCGAGTTCCTCGGGTGTGAGGGGGCCGCCGCCGAGCGCGGCGGCGGCCTGCGCGAGCACGTCCGCGCGGCGCGCGCGGCTGGGCGGGTGGGCCTGCGCGAGCTCGAACACCTTCGCGCGGATCAGGGACGGTTCGAGCGTGCCGCCCGTTTCGAATTCGGCGTGGTCGCCGGCGAGGATGTGCGCGAGGCCGCGCACGACGCGGTAGTCGCTGCGGCCCGCTTCGAGGGCCTTGAGGGCGTCGTTGAGGGGGGCGCGTTTCTCGCCGACGTGCGCGGTGAACGTGTCAATCAGGGTGGTGATGAGCGTGAGGTTGCCGGGCGTGGGTTTCAGGCGGCGCGGTTCGACGATGCCGGCTTTCACGCGGAACATCAGCAGGTCAGTCGGAAGCATTGATGTCCTCCCAGAAGTTCACGCCGGCGTCCATGCCCAGGTCGCTCCGGGGTTGCCACTGGCCGCGGCGTTGCTGGCTGACGCGTTCCTCGCTGGTGCCTTCGGTGACGACCTCATACAGCACGGCCCGTTTGTCTTTCGCCTGGCGGAGGATGCGGCCGAGGCGCTGGATGTGTTCGCGTTCGGTGGCGGTGCCGGACAGGACCACGGCGACGCTCGCTTCGGGCACGTCGACGCCTTCATTCAGGACGCGGCTGGTGACGATCACGCGGTACTCGCCGCTGCGGAACTTCTGCAGCAGCGCGTGGCGTTCCTTGACGGGCGTCTGGTGCGTGATGGCGGGAATCAGGAATTCGCGGCTGATGCGGTACACGGTGGCGTTGTCGTCCGTGAAGATGAGGGTGCGGTCCTTGGGGTGGTTCGCGAGGATCTCTTCGAGCACGCGGAGTTTGCCGTCGGTGCCGTACGCGAGGGCGCGCGCTTCGCGGTGCGCGAGCATGGCCTTGCGGCCGTCGGGGCTGCCGCTCTGCATCACGAA encodes:
- a CDS encoding transcriptional regulator — encoded protein: MALRLTLLVTAEQAAALGDLRDTLHRLGNLALRRARADLHTPVLALLQGLPDADTLPPALLKTLSGPVEQARHTRRGGLKRTGVHLNGQALRVQPDDETVSIWTRQGRVRCGLQLGNYQRHLLRDAGPWRGGTLSVDAAGAWYVRLDPVAAGEHAAPTPPDALNDAERRGQYADVLRLLGRKAPSTPRAQAQQAFAHYQLGQVDEAELALLRLSAQPNADARVWLGLSLLAGERQNHRQRIQHAVRGLEATPEAHIAAWLRCSQSRGHIELGEVTHGVHVAEQALAQVPADDLYARARCLYFLQGAYAAAERFTEQEATAREAMRLFELLGIHRERLALMLDLSYRSFYLNRVPEATELLQRTIALAAEHQDARMAEALLIRAEFGVLQAQFTQALQDLQAVRALEQRAARHRFTVVIQALQAEAHWRAGEWTFETFEETIESLLPLSSFDATVLHFYRGLCQYRRGAPEARASLQQAADGLALMDSFRLRAHAFLLDLQRAQGPLEETHVAPLRTLLDTVGGEPALTLDLDRLAPLYAACAARGLGGRRFERLAQRAGQNHVTLTLQTFGTFAVRVDRTPIRIGLQKAQELLVHLALHGPTRRETLVDALWDGSDRPGVESYFKQAVRTLRTALRAFVPDGEEPIIHQGGQYHLHPCWTVQLDAADVDAASRAHDLRQWQRALALYTGEFLTHSTSEWVQDARLRFHDAALSCALSVGDALLNTQPLAAREAYTRAVDLEPLEERGWQGLLRSLERGDAPHQLDLTRRRYERVFAQELGVTPS
- a CDS encoding DUF790 family protein translates to MLPTDLLMFRVKAGIVEPRRLKPTPGNLTLITTLIDTFTAHVGEKRAPLNDALKALEAGRSDYRVVRGLAHILAGDHAEFETGGTLEPSLIRAKVFELAQAHPPSRARRADVLAQAAAALGGGPLTPEELGEALYADLPDQQTLVQFDAPEPGTLIDRFNLAQAQGVLYRAYSLIITARRNEPARYKQLLKYTKLFGLMVTVEGDADYGFTLTMDGPTSLFGGTTRYGLAMAKFLPALLHVTKWDLTAALKPRRDLAWVDPEDDEWRFELTSDDGYVSHYKVPDEHDSALESGFADRFTKLSGPWTLEREVDLVPVPGGVIIPDFRLVHEGGRSVLLEIVGYWRPEYLRKKFDLLRKSGRTDVIVAVSERLNLERAGVDPSDFDERVIFFKGVLNPKGVLEVAEKLTGTGMA